In Fundulus heteroclitus isolate FHET01 chromosome 16, MU-UCD_Fhet_4.1, whole genome shotgun sequence, a single genomic region encodes these proteins:
- the cmc4 gene encoding cx9C motif-containing protein 4, protein MPQKDPCQKQACAIQKCLQANKYLESLCEEVIRDMRRCCEAQGGNSVCCSGFKDPKPTEDKSDT, encoded by the exons atgcCGCAGAAAGACCCTTGTCAAAAGCAAGCGTGCGCCATCCAGAAGTGTTTGCAAG CTAATAAGTACCTGGAGAGTCTGTGCGAGGAGGTGATCCGAGACATGCGGCGGTGCTGTGAAGCCCAGGGGGGAAACTCGGTGTGCTGCTCCGGTTTTAAGGACCCCAAACCGACGGAGGACAAGAGCGACACATGA